In the genome of Verrucomicrobiia bacterium, one region contains:
- a CDS encoding ABC transporter permease translates to MQVFLSLTRRELASYLVSLSGYVIVAAATFLTGFSFVMMLTQLINEPSPMPITEMFYVTPFFWIILLLAAPVITMRTFAMEKFAGTYETLMTAPVRDGQVVLAKFTAALLFYLVMWLPMLACLAIIRHFTGDHSPVDWGALGSTYLGILLVGALFLSMGCFASSLTHSQTIAAMISFALCTSLFLLSFLPTQLPISAGWAAQLLSSVALFDQMHDFARGVVDTRSVVFFASFTAFFLFLTLRVVESRRWK, encoded by the coding sequence ATGCAGGTTTTTCTTTCGCTCACGCGCCGTGAACTGGCGTCGTATCTGGTTTCCCTTTCCGGCTACGTGATCGTGGCCGCGGCCACCTTTTTGACCGGGTTCAGCTTTGTCATGATGCTGACGCAGCTGATCAACGAGCCGTCGCCGATGCCGATCACGGAAATGTTCTACGTCACGCCGTTCTTCTGGATCATCCTCCTGCTGGCGGCGCCGGTCATCACGATGCGGACGTTCGCGATGGAAAAATTTGCCGGCACCTACGAAACCCTCATGACGGCGCCGGTGCGCGACGGCCAGGTGGTGCTGGCCAAATTCACGGCCGCCCTGCTGTTTTACCTCGTCATGTGGCTGCCCATGCTCGCGTGCCTCGCCATCATCCGCCACTTCACCGGTGATCACAGCCCGGTGGACTGGGGCGCGCTGGGCAGCACGTATCTGGGCATCCTGCTCGTGGGCGCGCTGTTCTTGTCGATGGGTTGTTTTGCCTCGTCGCTGACGCACAGCCAGACCATAGCCGCCATGATCAGTTTTGCGCTGTGCACGAGCCTGTTCCTGCTGAGCTTCCTGCCGACGCAACTGCCCATCTCGGCCGGCTGGGCGGCGCAACTGCTTTCCAGCGTGGCCCTGTTCGATCAGATGCATGACTTTGCCCGGGGTGTGGTGGACACGCGGTCCGTGGTCTTCTTCGCAAGTTTCACGGCGTTCTTCCTGTTCCTGACGCTGCGGGTCGTCGAAAGCCGACGCTGGAAATAA
- a CDS encoding GxxExxY protein, translating to MEDQALTEKIIGCAMKVHSTLGPGFLESVYQKALAHELGKAGLKVECEKAITVHYDGVAVGEFSADMLVEDRVMLELKANQALAPANEVQLVNYLTATGIEIGLLLNFGAERLEFKRKTRTYRPKPLPKDFIL from the coding sequence ATGGAAGATCAAGCGCTGACAGAAAAAATCATCGGCTGTGCAATGAAAGTCCACTCTACACTTGGGCCGGGCTTTCTCGAATCAGTGTATCAAAAGGCACTGGCACACGAACTAGGCAAGGCGGGATTGAAGGTCGAATGTGAGAAGGCCATCACGGTTCACTACGATGGCGTCGCCGTGGGCGAATTTTCGGCAGACATGCTTGTGGAAGACCGGGTCATGTTGGAATTGAAGGCCAACCAGGCGCTCGCGCCAGCCAACGAGGTGCAACTGGTCAATTATCTCACGGCCACGGGCATTGAGATTGGGCTGCTGCTGAATTTCGGCGCGGAGCGGCTGGAATTTAAACGCAAGACGCGGACTTATCGCCCCAAACCGTTGCCAAAAGATTTTATCCTGTAA
- a CDS encoding ABC transporter ATP-binding protein, with product MIEVANLTKRYAGHTAVDDISFTVERGEIVGLLGPNGAGKSTTMRVLSSYLPATAGTVRVAGLDVFRDSLEVRRRIGFMPENNPLHTEMRVREYLRFRARIKGMSRSRTRERVDTVLTQCGLTDVARKIIGTLSKGYRQRVGLADALLHEPDLIILDEPTIGLDPHQIRAVRQLIKSLADNHTVLISSHILPEVEMTCNRVLIMYDGKILAADTPAQLQHRMNSSSQIIAELAAPEAQLRECWAAMPEIEQFDVSPLDGAFFRCAITPRDGADLRAAIFQIARSRDWALRELTRNRHSLEDIYVQVTRPNEEDEG from the coding sequence ATGATCGAAGTCGCCAATCTCACCAAGCGGTATGCCGGCCATACCGCGGTGGATGACATTTCATTCACCGTCGAGCGGGGCGAAATCGTCGGCCTGCTCGGTCCCAACGGCGCGGGCAAAAGCACCACCATGCGCGTGTTGTCCAGTTACCTGCCGGCCACCGCCGGCACGGTGCGCGTCGCCGGGCTCGATGTCTTCCGGGATTCCCTGGAAGTGCGGCGCCGGATCGGGTTCATGCCCGAAAACAATCCGCTCCACACGGAAATGCGCGTCCGGGAATACCTGCGGTTTCGCGCGCGCATCAAGGGCATGAGCCGCAGCCGGACGCGGGAGCGGGTGGACACGGTGCTGACCCAGTGCGGCTTGACGGACGTGGCGCGGAAGATCATCGGCACCTTGTCGAAAGGCTACCGGCAGCGCGTCGGCCTCGCGGACGCCCTGCTCCATGAACCGGACCTCATCATTCTTGACGAACCGACCATCGGGCTGGACCCGCATCAAATCCGGGCCGTGCGGCAGCTCATCAAGAGCCTGGCGGACAATCACACGGTGCTGATTTCCTCGCACATCCTGCCCGAAGTGGAGATGACCTGTAACCGCGTGCTCATCATGTATGATGGCAAGATTCTGGCGGCCGACACCCCGGCACAATTGCAGCACCGGATGAACAGCAGCAGCCAGATCATCGCCGAACTGGCCGCGCCCGAGGCCCAGCTGCGGGAATGCTGGGCGGCCATGCCCGAGATCGAGCAGTTCGACGTCTCCCCGCTGGACGGCGCGTTTTTCCGGTGCGCCATCACGCCGCGGGACGGCGCGGATTTGCGGGCGGCGATTTTTCAGATTGCGCGCAGCCGCGACTGGGCGCTGCGGGAACTGACCCGGAACCGGCATTCGCTGGAGGACATTTACGTGCAGGTGACGCGGCCAAACGAGGAGGATGAGGGCTGA
- a CDS encoding DUF2851 family protein, which produces MSLAGNSFYASWRRPAGLPPALREGGAPPEQLLQHIWQQQRLRREHLSTLDGRPVRILHPGFHNREGGPDFRGAVVQFGEALPVNGDIEIDLEVNGWHAHGHDRNPAFRSVILHVVWSARKTPSSGPPVLSVGAVLDSPLAELAIWLGGAPTGGLPEALQGRCAAPLRELDHEPMRALLQQAAQVRLAAKAAQLAARARDAGWEQSLWEGLFRALGYKHNSWAMQRLAELRSRWFAGADSVAGLQARLLGVANLLPLDLTRARPLADGFVRQLWDRWWRERDVFTDCQLPRPLWRLHGIRPVNHPQRRLALAAHWLMDDGFVGRLEQWCADQVVGTAASGAGREARSNGGTPAQRVHSLARVLQPARDDFWTHHLTLRSARAPRPQPLLGEARVTDLAVNVILPWLWARAAEGGNAAWRNALETCYHTWPAGEDNATLKLARQRLLGGAPRFRTASAQQGLLQIVRDFCDHSNAICADCRFPELVRSFVS; this is translated from the coding sequence GTGTCCCTCGCCGGCAACAGTTTCTACGCCAGTTGGCGCCGCCCGGCCGGCCTCCCGCCTGCGTTGCGGGAAGGCGGAGCGCCGCCGGAGCAACTGCTGCAACACATCTGGCAGCAACAGCGCCTGCGCCGCGAGCACCTGAGCACCTTGGACGGGCGGCCCGTGCGAATCCTTCACCCCGGCTTTCACAATCGCGAGGGCGGCCCGGATTTTCGCGGCGCCGTGGTGCAGTTCGGGGAGGCCCTGCCGGTGAACGGCGACATTGAAATCGACCTGGAGGTCAACGGCTGGCACGCGCACGGCCACGACCGCAACCCGGCGTTTCGGTCCGTGATTCTGCATGTGGTCTGGTCGGCCCGGAAAACGCCCTCGTCCGGTCCGCCGGTGTTGTCCGTCGGTGCGGTGCTGGATTCGCCCCTGGCCGAACTGGCGATTTGGCTGGGCGGCGCACCGACCGGCGGCCTGCCTGAAGCGCTGCAAGGCCGTTGTGCTGCGCCGCTCCGGGAATTGGACCACGAACCAATGCGGGCGCTGTTGCAACAAGCCGCGCAGGTTCGTCTGGCCGCCAAAGCCGCGCAGTTGGCGGCGCGCGCCCGTGACGCCGGCTGGGAACAAAGCCTGTGGGAAGGTTTGTTCCGCGCGCTGGGTTACAAGCACAACTCCTGGGCAATGCAACGGCTCGCCGAATTGCGTTCGCGCTGGTTTGCCGGGGCCGACTCTGTGGCCGGCCTGCAAGCGCGCCTGCTCGGCGTTGCCAACCTGCTGCCGCTCGACCTCACCCGCGCCCGGCCGCTGGCGGACGGCTTTGTGCGGCAGCTTTGGGACCGCTGGTGGCGCGAGCGAGACGTCTTTACGGATTGCCAGTTGCCGCGCCCGCTCTGGCGCCTGCACGGCATTCGTCCGGTGAACCATCCGCAGCGTCGCCTGGCGCTGGCGGCGCACTGGCTGATGGACGACGGCTTTGTCGGCCGGCTCGAACAATGGTGCGCCGATCAGGTTGTGGGGACCGCGGCGTCAGGCGCGGGCAGGGAGGCGCGAAGCAATGGAGGCACGCCCGCGCAACGGGTTCATTCGCTGGCCCGCGTGTTGCAACCGGCGCGGGACGATTTCTGGACGCATCATCTCACGCTGCGTTCGGCGCGAGCGCCGCGGCCGCAGCCGTTGCTGGGCGAAGCGCGGGTGACCGACCTCGCCGTGAACGTCATTCTGCCGTGGCTCTGGGCCCGCGCGGCGGAGGGCGGCAACGCCGCCTGGCGGAACGCGCTCGAAACGTGTTATCACACCTGGCCCGCGGGCGAGGACAACGCGACGCTCAAGCTGGCCCGGCAAAGGTTGCTCGGCGGCGCCCCGAGGTTCCGCACCGCGTCGGCCCAGCAAGGCTTGCTGCAAATCGTCCGCGACTTCTGCGATCATTCCAACGCGATCTGTGCCGATTGCCGCTTCCCGGAACTGGTGCGGAGTTTTGTGAGCTGA
- a CDS encoding transposase, with protein MKYYRARGCKACPLKSQCTRNQQNRTLTREANEHLMEAMALRMKQQPAKFRLRKQLAEHPFGTLKRWFGDTHIMLKGLAKVRTEWSLMTLAYNVKQVVGLTPQTTQE; from the coding sequence TTGAAGTATTACCGGGCCAGAGGCTGCAAGGCCTGCCCGCTGAAAAGCCAGTGCACGCGGAACCAACAAAACCGCACGCTCACGCGGGAGGCGAATGAACACCTGATGGAAGCGATGGCGCTGCGGATGAAACAACAGCCGGCGAAGTTCCGGTTGAGGAAGCAACTGGCCGAACATCCGTTCGGCACGCTCAAGCGCTGGTTCGGCGACACGCACATCATGTTGAAAGGACTCGCCAAAGTGCGGACCGAATGGAGCCTGATGACACTGGCCTATAACGTCAAACAAGTTGTGGGACTCACGCCCCAAACAACGCAGGAATGA
- a CDS encoding metal ABC transporter substrate-binding protein — translation MKMKCLRSLVWAAVAAVTLTGWSAQAAPIRIVTTLTDLADFARNVGGDHVEVFSLATGIEDTHGVPMKPSFLPRLNRADLLLLIGFGCEHAFLPALIEASKNPRIEYGHPGYVDCSQGIDPVGVPKSTDHSQGDVHPYGNPHYLLDPVLARTAVSNICAALVQNFPQYAADFTRNRDAYLAQLDAKIAAWEQAAAVLKGVKFVSYHEHWPYFAKRFGLDYIGTIELKPGIDPTPRHIEELVNEMKAQHVPIVVREPQFPEKVPALIAKQTGATLVKLPIMPGGVPHTGTYIEMMDYLIRTMVGAVAK, via the coding sequence ATGAAAATGAAATGCCTTCGCTCGTTGGTTTGGGCCGCCGTCGCGGCCGTCACCCTGACCGGTTGGTCCGCTCAGGCCGCTCCGATTCGCATCGTCACCACGCTCACGGACCTCGCCGATTTTGCCCGCAACGTGGGTGGCGATCATGTCGAGGTCTTCAGTCTCGCCACCGGCATCGAGGACACCCATGGCGTGCCGATGAAGCCCAGCTTCCTGCCGCGGCTGAATCGTGCCGATTTGCTGCTGCTCATCGGCTTTGGCTGCGAGCACGCCTTCCTGCCGGCGTTGATCGAGGCCAGCAAGAATCCGCGGATCGAATACGGCCATCCGGGCTATGTGGATTGCTCCCAGGGCATCGATCCGGTGGGCGTGCCCAAATCCACCGATCATTCGCAGGGGGACGTGCATCCCTATGGCAATCCCCATTACCTGCTGGATCCCGTGCTGGCGCGAACGGCCGTCAGCAACATCTGCGCGGCGCTGGTGCAAAATTTTCCGCAGTATGCGGCGGATTTCACCCGCAATCGCGATGCGTATCTGGCGCAGCTTGATGCCAAAATCGCCGCGTGGGAGCAGGCGGCGGCGGTGCTCAAAGGAGTGAAGTTCGTCTCCTACCACGAGCATTGGCCTTATTTCGCCAAACGGTTTGGCCTGGACTACATCGGGACGATTGAATTGAAGCCCGGCATCGACCCCACGCCCCGGCATATCGAAGAACTGGTCAACGAGATGAAGGCCCAGCACGTGCCGATTGTGGTCCGCGAGCCGCAGTTCCCGGAGAAGGTGCCGGCGCTCATCGCCAAGCAGACCGGCGCGACACTGGTCAAGCTGCCCATCATGCCCGGCGGAGTGCCGCACACGGGCACCTACATTGAAATGATGGACTACCTCATCCGCACGATGGTGGGGGCCGTCGCCAAATAA
- a CDS encoding GldG family protein — translation MAAKSQHTPSFSPGRKWGIGFSVLVGLAATLAIVVMLNYISRNFFFRRLFLSSQTRIELSAQTLSLLKSVTNNVKVTLYYDKEEPMFTTVAALVNEYHLHNPKITVNTVDYTRDTAGAQAVKTKYKDFFTAPTDKDLVIFDCNNHVRVVNGDALTEYSLESVPNEKEREFRKKPVAFKGEMMFSAILRAVINPKPLLAGYLVGHGEREAQKEDDQMGYMKFISVVQQNYLQVAAISLLGTNTVPAECSVLIIAGPQSPIPDVELDKIEKYLESGGRLFALFDCTSVNKELGLEKLLAKWGVDVTGKIIQDDDNSLRGQDILISRFSKHPVVNALLNSRIHMILPRAVSRIDSATAAADAPKVEELAFTGPKSIVVGQTNLPPRSYSVAVAVEKGAVTGVTSERGTTRIVVTGDSLFLSNLMIDSAGNRDFASYALNWLLDRTEMLQGLGPRPVKEFTVVMTRTQMKSAELLLLAALPGAVLLAGLLVWLRRRS, via the coding sequence ATGGCCGCCAAATCTCAACACACCCCCAGCTTTTCGCCGGGACGCAAATGGGGCATCGGGTTCAGCGTGCTGGTGGGCCTGGCCGCCACGCTGGCCATCGTCGTCATGCTGAATTACATCAGCCGGAATTTCTTCTTCCGCCGGCTGTTCCTCAGTTCCCAGACCCGCATCGAGTTGTCAGCGCAAACGCTCAGCCTCCTCAAGTCGGTGACCAACAACGTCAAGGTCACGCTGTATTACGACAAGGAGGAGCCCATGTTCACCACCGTGGCGGCGCTGGTGAACGAGTATCACCTGCACAATCCCAAGATCACGGTCAACACCGTGGACTACACGCGCGACACCGCCGGCGCCCAGGCCGTGAAGACCAAATACAAGGACTTCTTCACCGCACCAACCGACAAGGATCTGGTCATTTTTGATTGCAACAATCATGTCCGCGTCGTGAACGGCGATGCACTCACGGAGTATTCCCTTGAATCCGTGCCGAACGAAAAGGAACGCGAGTTCCGCAAAAAGCCGGTGGCCTTCAAGGGCGAAATGATGTTCTCCGCCATCCTGCGCGCAGTGATCAATCCCAAGCCGCTGCTGGCCGGCTACCTTGTCGGGCACGGCGAACGCGAAGCCCAGAAGGAGGACGACCAGATGGGCTACATGAAGTTCATTTCCGTGGTCCAGCAAAACTATTTGCAGGTGGCCGCCATCAGTCTGCTCGGCACGAACACCGTCCCCGCCGAATGCAGCGTCCTCATCATCGCCGGCCCGCAAAGCCCGATTCCGGACGTGGAACTGGACAAGATTGAAAAATATCTCGAATCCGGCGGCCGGCTGTTCGCGTTGTTTGACTGCACCTCCGTGAACAAGGAACTGGGCCTGGAAAAATTGCTGGCCAAATGGGGCGTCGATGTCACCGGCAAAATCATTCAGGACGACGACAATTCGCTCCGCGGCCAGGACATCCTGATCAGCCGGTTCTCGAAACATCCCGTGGTGAATGCCCTCTTGAATTCGCGCATCCACATGATTCTGCCGCGCGCCGTGTCGCGCATCGACTCCGCCACGGCGGCGGCCGACGCGCCCAAGGTCGAAGAACTCGCCTTCACCGGGCCGAAGTCCATCGTCGTCGGCCAGACCAACCTGCCGCCGCGCTCCTATTCCGTGGCGGTCGCCGTCGAGAAGGGCGCCGTCACCGGCGTGACGTCCGAGCGCGGCACCACCCGCATCGTGGTCACGGGCGACTCGCTGTTTCTCAGCAACCTGATGATTGATTCCGCGGGGAATCGCGACTTCGCCAGCTACGCCCTGAACTGGCTGCTCGACCGGACGGAAATGTTGCAGGGGCTGGGGCCGCGCCCGGTGAAGGAATTCACCGTGGTCATGACGCGGACGCAGATGAAATCGGCGGAGCTGTTGCTGCTCGCCGCCCTGCCCGGCGCGGTGCTGTTGGCCGGGCTCCTGGTCTGGCTGCGGCGGCGCAGTTAG
- a CDS encoding transglutaminase-like domain-containing protein, whose translation MCLKISRVERTFAYNWAGDQIVPPLVTAARQVPGSKRTSLNMDVREFLAIEHSAEVRHFFLHSIVDRRPVPERERFFVGRPGSFDWRMRCVIEAFGRFSHRPAKERGREAWLLPAETLANGGGDCEDLAFLLVALLGEAGISQSCLRLAFGHLVETHPNGRPRRHAHAWVMYQLEGGAWMILDPMERVDQHLRAKSPVKPAAPVAGATYEYQPLFVFNRDHLWQVHGPKSEKSVSELDTYLGRRRFWKNYDPAFAMGSTTTSLTTR comes from the coding sequence ATGTGCCTGAAGATCAGCCGGGTTGAACGGACGTTCGCCTACAATTGGGCCGGTGACCAGATCGTCCCGCCGCTTGTCACGGCGGCGCGCCAGGTGCCGGGCAGCAAACGCACGTCGTTGAACATGGATGTGCGCGAGTTCCTGGCCATCGAGCACAGCGCGGAGGTGCGGCATTTCTTTCTTCACAGCATCGTGGACCGCCGGCCGGTTCCGGAACGGGAAAGGTTCTTCGTCGGTCGCCCGGGCAGTTTTGACTGGCGCATGCGCTGCGTGATCGAGGCGTTCGGCCGGTTCAGTCACCGGCCCGCCAAAGAACGCGGGCGGGAGGCGTGGCTGCTGCCGGCCGAGACACTGGCGAACGGCGGCGGCGATTGCGAGGATCTGGCGTTCTTGTTGGTGGCGCTACTGGGCGAAGCCGGCATCAGCCAGAGCTGCCTGCGGCTGGCGTTCGGTCACCTGGTGGAAACCCATCCGAACGGGCGGCCACGCCGGCACGCGCATGCGTGGGTGATGTATCAACTGGAGGGCGGCGCGTGGATGATTCTGGATCCCATGGAACGGGTGGACCAGCACCTGCGCGCGAAATCACCGGTCAAGCCCGCCGCACCGGTGGCGGGCGCCACCTACGAATATCAACCCTTGTTCGTCTTCAATCGCGATCACCTCTGGCAGGTGCATGGGCCCAAAAGCGAAAAGTCCGTTAGTGAGCTGGATACCTATCTTGGCCGGCGCCGGTTTTGGAAGAACTACGATCCCGCCTTCGCCATGGGGTCCACAACGACATCTTTGACAACCAGATGA
- a CDS encoding DUF4340 domain-containing protein: MNTKNTWLLLAVAALLFGFILGYDKFVAGPQRAPKLVLPGFKPGTITAVQVRSAKQPEIMVRRTNDNWELTRPLAYPARTEAVEGLLTTLARLSPDSTLTPRELLDHPNAETEFGFDDPLATLILSSGAERRQVLIGARTSPGDQVFVEVVGVPGIHLVSTNLLTALPQKPDDWRDTALLNWPALHFDRLLVNNGSRTLELARNRTNQLWRLVRLQSRANSALIDSMLTNLETLRAEEFVTDDPRADLDAYGLQPPDLEITLAQGTNPVAALQFGRSPTNNAKLIYARRSGHENVLAVPKEALAEWRLGPDDFRDRHLVDFTALPDALEVRGVDQFTLVRQTNQNWRVEPQGFVADTNYMNLILTTLARAEVVQFVKDVVAEPDLPSYGLAPPRVTCTLVTGSGTNATRLGLLFGTNEADRVYCKRTDEKSVYAIRRADFEILPRASWELRPRRIWHFNESDVARVRIEQGGRTRELVRNGTSTWSLGTNSFGSINPFAVEETVHRVGDLNAAFWTAHGDFNRATYGFTNPVHRLTFEMKDGSQHTLEFGGTAPSQFPYATTTIDGQPWVFEFPWDTYQYIQTYLSIPVREL, translated from the coding sequence ATGAACACGAAAAACACCTGGCTTCTTCTGGCAGTGGCCGCGTTGCTCTTCGGGTTCATTCTGGGCTACGACAAGTTCGTGGCCGGCCCGCAACGGGCCCCGAAGCTGGTGCTCCCGGGATTCAAGCCCGGCACCATCACCGCCGTCCAGGTGCGGTCCGCCAAACAGCCGGAAATCATGGTCCGCCGCACCAATGACAATTGGGAACTGACCAGGCCGCTCGCCTATCCGGCCCGCACCGAGGCGGTGGAAGGTCTGCTCACCACCCTGGCCCGGCTTTCGCCCGATTCCACGCTCACACCGCGGGAGCTGCTGGACCATCCCAACGCGGAAACCGAGTTTGGCTTCGACGACCCGCTGGCCACCTTGATCCTGTCCAGCGGTGCCGAACGGCGGCAGGTGCTCATCGGCGCCCGCACCAGCCCGGGCGACCAGGTGTTCGTTGAAGTCGTCGGTGTGCCGGGCATTCACCTCGTCTCGACCAACCTCCTCACCGCCCTGCCCCAGAAGCCGGACGACTGGCGGGACACCGCCCTGCTCAACTGGCCGGCGCTCCACTTTGACCGCCTCCTTGTCAACAACGGTTCACGCACGCTCGAACTCGCCCGCAACAGGACCAACCAACTGTGGCGGCTGGTGCGGCTGCAGTCGCGGGCGAACAGCGCGTTGATCGACAGCATGCTGACCAATCTCGAAACGCTTCGCGCCGAGGAATTCGTCACCGACGATCCGCGCGCCGATCTGGACGCCTACGGTTTGCAGCCGCCGGACCTTGAAATCACCCTGGCCCAGGGCACCAATCCGGTGGCCGCACTGCAATTCGGCCGCAGCCCGACCAACAACGCCAAGCTCATCTACGCCCGACGCTCCGGCCACGAGAATGTGCTGGCCGTGCCGAAGGAAGCCCTGGCGGAGTGGCGGCTGGGGCCGGACGATTTCCGCGACCGGCATCTCGTGGATTTCACGGCGCTGCCGGACGCCCTCGAGGTTCGCGGCGTGGACCAGTTCACGCTGGTGCGCCAGACCAATCAGAACTGGCGCGTGGAACCCCAGGGCTTCGTCGCGGACACCAACTACATGAACCTGATCCTCACCACCCTGGCCCGCGCCGAGGTGGTGCAATTTGTCAAGGACGTGGTCGCCGAACCCGATCTGCCTTCCTACGGACTGGCGCCCCCGCGCGTGACCTGCACGCTCGTGACGGGCAGCGGCACGAACGCCACCCGGCTCGGGCTGTTGTTCGGCACCAACGAAGCCGACCGTGTTTACTGCAAACGCACCGACGAGAAGTCGGTTTACGCCATTCGCCGGGCTGACTTTGAGATCCTGCCGCGGGCCAGCTGGGAGCTGCGGCCGCGCCGCATCTGGCACTTCAATGAAAGCGACGTCGCCCGCGTGCGCATCGAACAGGGCGGCCGCACGCGCGAGCTGGTTCGCAACGGCACCAGCACCTGGTCGCTCGGCACGAACTCGTTCGGCAGCATCAACCCCTTTGCCGTGGAGGAAACCGTCCATCGCGTGGGCGATTTGAACGCCGCTTTTTGGACGGCCCACGGCGACTTCAACCGCGCCACGTATGGCTTTACCAATCCGGTGCACCGGCTGACGTTTGAAATGAAGGACGGCTCGCAGCACACGCTGGAATTCGGCGGCACCGCCCCCTCCCAGTTTCCCTACGCCACCACCACCATTGACGGCCAGCCGTGGGTGTTCGAATTCCCGTGGGACACCTACCAATACATCCAGACCTACTTGAGCATTCCCGTCCGTGAGCTCTGA
- a CDS encoding trypsin-like peptidase domain-containing protein, with protein sequence MKHRFFWRQCLGAMAAAVFGWSVLPARAAVTVGLPEAPEFDIRRDATVAAVERTLPSVVNIATSRLVEYHDYYEDLRREFFGLQPAQPRTEEQLNSLGSGVIIDEDGYILTNWHVVSRGSRVQVKLADGRVYDADKIVATQKSDVALLKIKAKPGEKFQAIKFARPDDLMLGETVIALGNPFGLGVSVSRGILSSKNRRPATGNEPLNIADWLQTDAAINPGNSGGPLVDLRGELIGINVAVYREGQGIGFAIPVKQVSLAISQFFSPEVTYSLWFGAHVQAGSTPLTIADVQPGSPAALAGLQGGMHILEVNGKPVATVVEFNGAMAASENHVASLVTETDGQRRSIKVRMMPFEDMLKQKTGLTLRELNPQTAARLGLSSTDGLLVDTVEAGSPAAAAGLKSGVLLEGVDGTGVADLLDCGLAFTGKQTGDTATLNLIVPRNLGNGFINLVRTQLDLKVR encoded by the coding sequence ATGAAACACAGGTTTTTTTGGCGCCAATGCCTGGGGGCGATGGCTGCGGCCGTGTTCGGCTGGAGCGTCCTGCCCGCCCGCGCCGCAGTGACCGTCGGCCTGCCGGAAGCGCCGGAATTCGACATCCGGCGCGACGCCACGGTGGCCGCCGTGGAGCGGACGTTGCCGAGCGTCGTGAACATCGCCACCTCGCGGCTGGTCGAGTATCACGATTACTACGAGGACCTGCGGCGCGAATTCTTCGGCCTGCAACCCGCCCAGCCGCGCACCGAGGAACAGCTCAACAGCCTGGGCTCGGGCGTCATCATCGACGAGGACGGTTACATCCTGACCAACTGGCACGTGGTCAGCCGCGGCAGCCGCGTGCAGGTGAAACTCGCCGATGGCCGGGTGTATGACGCGGACAAAATTGTCGCCACGCAGAAAAGCGATGTTGCGCTGCTCAAGATCAAAGCCAAGCCCGGCGAGAAGTTTCAGGCGATCAAATTTGCCCGGCCGGATGATTTGATGCTGGGCGAAACCGTGATTGCCCTGGGCAATCCCTTCGGCCTGGGCGTGTCCGTGTCCCGCGGCATTCTCAGCTCCAAAAACCGGCGCCCGGCCACCGGCAACGAGCCGCTGAACATCGCCGACTGGCTCCAGACCGACGCCGCCATCAATCCCGGCAACAGCGGCGGCCCGCTGGTGGACCTCCGGGGTGAGCTCATCGGCATCAACGTGGCCGTTTACCGTGAAGGCCAGGGCATCGGGTTTGCCATTCCCGTGAAGCAGGTTTCGCTGGCCATTTCGCAGTTCTTTTCGCCCGAGGTGACCTATTCGCTGTGGTTCGGCGCGCACGTGCAGGCCGGATCGACGCCCTTGACGATTGCGGACGTCCAGCCGGGCAGCCCGGCCGCGCTGGCCGGTTTGCAGGGCGGCATGCACATCCTCGAAGTCAACGGCAAGCCCGTGGCCACGGTCGTCGAATTCAACGGCGCCATGGCCGCCAGCGAAAATCATGTGGCCAGCCTCGTCACGGAAACCGACGGCCAGCGCCGCAGCATCAAGGTGCGGATGATGCCGTTCGAGGACATGTTGAAACAGAAAACCGGCCTGACGCTGCGGGAGCTGAATCCGCAGACGGCCGCGCGCCTGGGCCTCTCCAGCACGGACGGGCTGCTGGTGGACACGGTTGAAGCCGGCAGCCCCGCGGCCGCCGCGGGACTCAAGAGCGGCGTGCTGCTGGAAGGCGTGGACGGCACCGGCGTCGCGGACCTGCTGGATTGCGGCCTGGCGTTCACCGGCAAGCAAACGGGCGACACCGCGACGCTCAACCTGATTGTGCCCCGCAACCTCGGCAACGGCTTCATCAACCTGGTCCGGACCCAGCTGGACCTGAAAGTGCGCTGA